A stretch of DNA from Streptomyces venezuelae:
GGTGCCGGTGGGGTCGGTGGCGTCGGTGGCGTCGGACATGGCGGCGGCTCTCCGTTCTGCGGCACGATCGGCCGATCGGACGATCGGACGGCTCGGGATGATCCATCGTTCCATGGCCGCCGCCCGCCCGGCAGTCCCGTCTCAGCAGCGGCGGCGGTCCTCGGTGACCGTGCCCTGGGCGGTGCCGACGGTCCGGTCGTAGCAGCCGGCCGTGCCGTACCGCCGATAGCGCTCGGAGCTGGTGCCGACCGCGTGCCGCTGGTCGCGGGGGACGCCGGTGGTGTAGGTGGCGTCGCCGGTGTAGCGGTGGTCCAGCCGCTCGGCGGACATCGTGCGGCCGTCGCGCAGGGTCAGGGTGTCCGCCCGGTCACCGAGGGCGAGGACGGTCCGCAGCCGGTCGCCCGCGCCGAGGGTGGTCTCGCCGTCCATGGTGTACGTGCGCTGGGTACGGGTGGTGGTGCGTCCGCTGGTCACGGTCTCCCGGTCGGTCCAGGAGGCCGTCAGCACGTCCCGGTCCTCGCCCTCCGTCCACCGGTGCATTGAGGTGTTGGCGAGGGTGCGGGTGACGGTGGTCGTGATCCGGCCGTGGGAGGTGTCCAGGTATCCGGAGACGGTCAGGCTGTGCCCGCCCCGGGTGTCCAGCCGGTGTTCCGGACCGGCCGTGTGGACCGAGGAGTTGGCCGGTTCGCCCGCCTCGTGGCGGGTCAGTCCGCCGGTGACGACCTGCCGTGCCGCGTCCTGCCACAGCAGTACGTTGACGGGGGTGCTCCAGCCGGTCTGCCCGGCCGGGACCCCGGCCACGGACACCTCTATCCGGTGCGGGCGGCCGTCGTTGAGGAGTCCGGCGAACGGGGTGAGGTCGTAGACCACCGGCTGGACGTCGAAGGCGCGGGGTGCGGGGGTGACGTACCAGAGAAAGGGGTTGGACCAGCCGCCCGTCCAGACGGTGGGGAAGGGTGCGGCGATGCCGGCGAGCCGCCCGTCCACGGCGATCCGCACCTCCCGGTAGGGGCCCTCGGCCGCCTTGCAGGAGTACGGGGCGGCGTCCGGGACGGTCAGGTACCAGTACTCCTCGCAGCCGCCGCCGGAGCCGGTGGCGTACACCTCGGCAAGGATGCGCTCGGTATTGCGCGGGGTGGTGAGGGTGCCGCCGGTGAGCGGGAGCACCCGGTCGGGGGTGGCGGCGGGCCGGACCGGGCCTTCGGCGGCGTAGAAGGTCAGGGTCGCCTTGACGTCGATGACGCCGGTGTAGGTGTCGTTGACGACGTTGCCGATGAGCATCTCGACGGGCTGCGGGCGGCTGAGGACGTCGCGGTAGCGGGTGACGTCCTTCTCCACCGCCCAGGTGATGCCGTCGGGTGAGGGCTGCGGGGTGGAGGTGCGGAGGATTTCGACCCCGCCGAGGGTGAGGTTGCCGAGCCGGTCGTACTGGCGGCCCTTGACCTTGCCGTCGAGCCGCAGCACCACCTTGGCCCAGGGACCGCCGCAGTCGGCGGGCGGAATGTAACTCCCCTGGTACGGGGTGAAGTCGCGGAACTGTGCCTCGGCGAGGGTCTGGGTGCAGGACCGGGTGGCGGGCCTGTCCACGGGCGGGTTGGCGGTGAGCGGGTCGTGCCAGTCACTGCCGAACTCGGGCGGCGGGGGCGGGGTGCCGGCCGCCGCCGGTGTTCCGGTGCCGAGCAACGAGCCTGCCGCGAGCAGGAGTCCGCCCAGCAGGCTCGTGATCCTCTGTCGTCTCATGGCCCCGCAGTGAAGCGCGGGCCGGTCCCGGCGGCCAGGCGGCGGACCGGCCGATGGCCGGTTCCCGCCCCTGAGCGTCCGGGTGGGCGGCGGCCCGGCGGGCACGGGTGCCGGTACGTCGAGTACCGCCGATCAGGGTCTCTGACCTGCAAAAACGCTTCTAGGCGAGCTCGGCAGGGGACAACGGGGCACATCGCCGAGGACCGCCTCGACGGCTACCCGCGTCGTGTCCTCGCCGTCAGGCCACAGGTGCGTGTACGTGTCGAGCGTGATCGACGGCTTTGCGTGACCGATTCGCTTCTGCACCGTCTTGACGTTCTCTCGGTGCTTGATCAGCAGCGAGGCGTAGATGTGGCGCAGGTCGTGCATGGTCGCCCCGGCCGGCACGCGGAGCAGCTCAGGCTGTTTCCCGTCCGGGCGGCCCTTCCTGACCATGCGGCGTGTGCTCGCTCGTGGGTTACGGCGAGCTATCTATTCGCGTTGGTGATCATGCGCGCCCATCGTAGTCTCGGCCCCCGTCGCAGTGCAGCCGACGGGGGCCGAGATCCATCGTGCCCTCTAGGGTCTGTTCTGAATTCAGATCATGATGTCGGTTTCAGGCTGCGGAGCCAGATGACGGATCCGCGCAGATGGAGGCCTGCTTCGAAGCTGGTGGGCGTCTTGTCGTAGCGCGTGGCGATGCCCCGCCAGTCCTTAATCTTGTTGATGGCACGCTCGACGGTGTTGCGATCGCGGTACAGACCGGCGTCGTGACCGACGGGCCGCCCGCCACTGCTGCCCCGCTTCTTCCGGTTAGTGAGGGTGGGGTGGTCGCGCCGGGGCGATGGTAGGCGCCGGGTCGGCGGGTGCGCAGTGGCGTCTCGGACTGGGGGAAGATCTGTCCGGCAAACCGAGACGGTTCACCCCTTCGAGCGAATGACCGCCGCATCCTCGCCGCAGCCGGGTAGGGATGCCGTGATCCGGCGACAGCGCCGGGCTATGCGAAGGAGACCCTCATGGTCGACTGCTTCCTGCCCTTCCAGTTCGTATCCAAGGGCGAGACGCTGGAGGTGACCGGGAGTCTTCCGCTGCGGGACGTGTCGGGGCTGACCGTCAAGGTCCTGGTCTCGCAAGCCGTCGTGCTCGGCGCCGACGGCAAGGCCGGGGACAACAGCCCAACCGGCGAGGGGATCAAGAAGGGCGTCAGCTCGTCTTTCAGCTCCAACAAGCTGACCGTGTCGGTGCCGTGCGACCGGGTAGCCGGCACGTGGACCCCCGGAACACCCGTGGCGTACGTCGCCACCGTCTTTGACTCCTCCGGCAAGCAGGTCGGCTCCGACAGCGGTATGCGCAACATCGAGGGCGGCAACAACGGCCCCTTCGCCTTGTTCTCCGCGTTCTCCGACAGCGGCATGGCCATCGACATGGCCGACTTCCGCTAGGGTCTGCTCTGAATTCAGATCATGATGTCGGTTTCAGGCTGCGGAGCCAGATGACGGATCCGCGCAGATGGAGGCCTGCTTCGAAGCTGGTGGGCGTCTTGTCGTAGCGCGTGGCGATGCCCCGCCAGTCCTTGATCTTGTTGATGGCACGCTCGACGGTGTTGCGATCGCGGTACAGACCGGCGTCGTGACCGACGGGCCGCCCGCCACTGCTGCCCCGCTTCTTCCGGTTGGCGGCCTGGTCGTCCTTCTCCGGGATCACCGCCTTGATCCGCCGTTGGCGCAGGTAGGCCCGGGATGCGTGGGCGGAGTAGGCCTTGTCGGCGGCCACCGCGTCGGGGCGGGTGCGTGGCCGGCCGATCGGACCCCGCACCTTGACCTTGTCCATGACCGGGATGAACTGCGGGTTGTCCGCGCCCTGGCCCGGGGCGACCACGAAGGACAACGGCCGGCAGCGCCGCTCGGCGGCCAGATGGGTCTTCGTGGTCAGGCCACCGCGCGAACGCCCCAACGCGGCCGCCTTCAGCCTTGCCCGACGGCGGCGGCGCAGCCGACGCCTGTCCTCCCGCTCGGCG
This window harbors:
- a CDS encoding tyrosine-type recombinase/integrase, producing MVRKGRPDGKQPELLRVPAGATMHDLRHIYASLLIKHRENVKTVQKRIGHAKPSITLDTYTHLWPDGEDTTRVAVEAVLGDVPRCPLPSSPRSVFAGQRP
- a CDS encoding peptide-N4-asparagine amidase, with translation MRRQRITSLLGGLLLAAGSLLGTGTPAAAGTPPPPPEFGSDWHDPLTANPPVDRPATRSCTQTLAEAQFRDFTPYQGSYIPPADCGGPWAKVVLRLDGKVKGRQYDRLGNLTLGGVEILRTSTPQPSPDGITWAVEKDVTRYRDVLSRPQPVEMLIGNVVNDTYTGVIDVKATLTFYAAEGPVRPAATPDRVLPLTGGTLTTPRNTERILAEVYATGSGGGCEEYWYLTVPDAAPYSCKAAEGPYREVRIAVDGRLAGIAAPFPTVWTGGWSNPFLWYVTPAPRAFDVQPVVYDLTPFAGLLNDGRPHRIEVSVAGVPAGQTGWSTPVNVLLWQDAARQVVTGGLTRHEAGEPANSSVHTAGPEHRLDTRGGHSLTVSGYLDTSHGRITTTVTRTLANTSMHRWTEGEDRDVLTASWTDRETVTSGRTTTRTQRTYTMDGETTLGAGDRLRTVLALGDRADTLTLRDGRTMSAERLDHRYTGDATYTTGVPRDQRHAVGTSSERYRRYGTAGCYDRTVGTAQGTVTEDRRRC